A stretch of DNA from Lysinibacillus sp. B2A1:
CTTCCTAATTTTTGTATCCCAATATTCCAAAGGACAAGGCAAACAACTGTAGAGATAACACCTGTATATAAAATTGATAAAATAAAAGAATAATTGATGTTATAAATATGAAAATCAAAGATATTCATGGGTAGAAGAATAATAAGTCCGAATAAACCTGAATATAAGGTACACATTAGGGGGAAGTTGTTTTCATAGCCCATAAGCTGCATACGGAGTATATCCCCCAAACACCTACAGCTAGTACCATCTGTAAATCCCCAATATTATAATCCACTGAAAATAGTAAATTGATCTTTCCTTTGGACAGAACGATCAGGACGCCCAAAAGTGAAACAATCATAGATAAAACTTGTCGTATATTGATTTTTTCTTTTAAAAATAAATATGAAAAAATAGAAATCGAAATAGTATTTAAGGCTGAAATTAACCCAACATTTGTTGAGGTAGTTTGTTCTAATGCCGAAAATTGAAGCAGGTTAAATAAAGCAACACCTGAGATTCCCATCAAAATTAATGGTAAAACTGCATGTGAGGAAGGAATTATTTTTTTGTCCTTCCACCAAACCATAGGCAGTAGGACAGCAATAGCAATGATCCACCTTAAGCTTGTCAATGTCAGCGGTGAAGCATGATCTACAAGAGATTTGCCAACTACAAAATTTCCTCCCCATAGCAAGCTTGTTAATAGCAACAATAACACATAAAAATTTGACATATCATTTAGCTCCTTTTTCCCTCTAACGTTGAAAAATAGAAGCCATTGTGCACAATGACATTTCCTATATGGATTTGTTAATTATTATATTGTTTTTATTGATTTTAAGGAATGCTGTTTTGTATAATTCTAAAAAAACGAAATAAAAGAAAATGAAATGTGTATTTTAGAAAATATAATTAATTTATAGTGTATTCTTAAGCTTGTTTTTAGAATAATCATAAAAGGAGAATTTACGTGTTATCATTTGTCAGCAAATTTTAGATACAATCGATATACAAATCTTGGATATTTTGCAAAAGGAATCTCAAATAAGCAATGCCGAAATTGCAAGACGTGTTAATTTGTCCCCTCCAGCCACCCACACAAGAATTAAACGGTTAGAGGGTGAAGGGTTTATTAATAGACAAGTGGCGATTTTAAATCAAGAGAAGCTTGGTTTTGATTTACTGTGCTATGTTTTTATCAGCACAAATATCCATCAAGCCGAACAATTAGATATTTTAGAAAATGCTTTAGAGGCAATGTCGGAAGTATTAGAATGTCATTGTTTAACAGGGGAATACGATTACCTTCTAAAGGTAGTGATAAGAGACAGAAAGGAGCTTGATGGCTTTATAAGAAAGCTAAATAAGCTTGGGATATCTAGAATTCAAACTAACTTATCGTTAAGAGAAATAAAAAATTCTACAGTTTTGCCTATAACTAACGTAGAGTTTGGAAAGTAGCTACAGGAAGATCCATTTTTTAAAAAGTGGTTTATCACACAAGTAACGGTAGAACATGTAAAAGCTTATCTACCGTTACTATTTTAATGTTATTTTTGTTATTCTTCAGCTGCAATTGACCGCAATTCCCCATTTGAATACACAAAGGATTTTCCGTTGATAGAGAAGGGCTGCGTTAAATCAAGACCTACACCTTCCGCAAACCTCGGAAAATTTTGAGCAAAATCAGGTGTATTCATACTTTCAACTGAGCTTTTACCATCAGCGAGACGAACTAAACTCATAAAAATGCTAACTAGTTTATTTGCTTCTTGACGTTCTTGCTGTGAGTAAGATTGATGGATACGCAATGATTCCAATTGTTCCGGAGTTAACCTTGTACCAGATGCACCAGGTGGACGATATAATTTAGGACTAAAATTGGAATTAAAGCCCCCGCCTGTTAGAGGTGTACCGTTTAGTGGCTTACCATTAACAGTACCGATATGATAGTAGACACCATTTGAAATAGTAATAGAATTTGTTTGGGTATTGACTAATTGAGTGGGAGGTGCGCCCTGGAAAATCGCATTACTAGATTGCACAAATTCAGCATGCTTTTTTCTGGAAAGCTCAATCTCCATCTCTTTGGAATCTACATCTTGACTCTTGATTTCAAACGGGGTGGCATTTTGATTCATTTGAAATGAAGAAACAGCTCCTAAATTTGCATATGGGTTTAGTGTAATTTTCATCTATCATTCCTCCTTTGTATTTACGGTTTCTATCGGTATGAGTTTATCTTTTTAAACAATTGTTTTGATACATAGAATGGAGTTTACCAGTTTTTTATTTGCAGCCAGACTCTTACTACAGCAAAGATACTTATAGTCTAGTGGATTATCGATATTTAATATTAAAAGAAAAATTGACGCATTTAGAAGAATTAGCACATAATCTATTATATTTTAGGAATTTTTAGAAAATATTGTTGAATAAATGTAAAAAGATAGTATAATGAAGGTGTAGTTACAATATTGGTTATAAATTCCATAAAGGATATAAATAACATATAAATAGGTGTAACTATAAAACATATGAAATGAGGAGATTTTATGATTAACATGATTCAATATTTGGAAAAAAATCCGTCGTTAGTATCTTTGTTAAAAGAAAAAAAGGCTTCTCTTGTTGGTGTTACAGAACTTGAACAGAAGGCAATTGTAGATTCATTTGATGAAGATGTATGTTTAGAAAATGGCCTTTGGTATCTATAAAAAATAATTGGATTTGGCTTGCTATAAGTACTTATCTTTTATTAGGCATTTATTTGCTTTATGTTACTTATAGCACGCCTTATTTAGGAATTACACTGAAGGAAGAAAATGGGCAATGGTTAATAATAGATCCATATTATAAAGAATGGGCAAACAAGCATCAAATCTCTTCAGGAGATATTATTCTTAAAATTGACGGTGTCCAAGTTGAAGAAGTAAATAGTTTAAAATATTATCCCGTAATAAGGGGAGCTAAAGACTTAATATTAATGAAACAAGATGGAAAGATAATTAACATAAAAATAGAGCCATTGGATATTCCAAAACAATTTATTTATGTATTGGTAGTTCCTACTTGTTTTTACTTGTTAAATTTAATAATTACTATTTATTTATACTATAAACAAAGGAATACGAATCTAATAAACTTGCTTATCTTATTCATACTTGCTGTGTCATTAGCCTATGTAAGCCTTGGTGCATCAGGTAGGTTAGATAGTATTGGAACAATTGTAAATCGAAGTAGTATGCTACTTTTCTTAGTTTTTTTGATTCATTTTCTAAGAGATTATTTTTTGTTTTTAAATTTAAGGTGGTTGTTTATACAAAATATTAAAATATTCTATGTAATACCCTTAATGATAGCTATTTTTAGCGTACTCAGTATTATATTCCCATTTACGAATACTTTATTTTCTACTATCACCTTGTGGTTATTTTTTATTTTACTTGTTTTAATTCTTTGTGTTTTAGGGGTAAGTTACTATAAAAATAAAGCCCCACAATTAAAAATTTTATTAATGAGTATAATTATCCCATTCTTGCCATTTCTTTTTATGTATGCTTTGCCGAAAATCATTTTCCATGATCATATCATCTCTGCTGATGTAAGCTCCGTATTCTTAATGCTCATCCCTTACAGCTTTATCTTTACACAACTCACTGAACGTATATTTGATATGGAATACTTCATTACACGCTTACGTCATTATTTTAATTTTTCCTTTGCCTTTACAATTTGGCTAATGATTGGTCTTTATTGGATTACTGATTTATCGATTTCAAGAATGACAGAAATCTTCTTTTTTACTTTTTTATCGTTAATTGCTCTTTTTTATATAAAAGAGAAGATTGATTATCGTAAGCGAAAAATTCTGTTTTCCACAAAGGGAGATTATATCCATCGATTGTATACGACTGTTGATAGTATAGGTAGAGTCGTGAAAATTGAGGATTTACTAGAAAGATTTGTTCAGGAAGTCTCCTTGCATCTGGAGATTCATCATGTTTATGTACTTACCTACGATTTTCACACACATGCTGTTACTTCAACGAGCAAATTAAAAGAATATACACAAAATCAAGTGGATGAAGTATTAATTGAGCAGCTACGGTTAGGAGATATTAAGAAAACGGCTCATTTTTACATTGCCTTTATTCATCAAGATGCAAACTTTAAGCGAATTCTAGTTGTCGATCATAATCAATCTATTTATTTAAAAGAAGAGGAATTACTATGGCTAGAGCTATTGCTTCTGTATTTAAATAATTTTATTGAAAATACGAAAATGGTTGAAGGTCTTTTAGAACAGTTAAAGCATATGAAAGCAACGGATAAAAGTCAGATGCCATGGCTCAATAAATTACTTTGGCTGCGATTTGAAGAAGAAAAATATCAATTGGCACAAGAGTTACACGATACAAACCTACAAGAACAACTACATATCGCAAGGGAAATGGATGTGCTTGTCCGAACAAAGAATACGGTAGATATTCAAACAAAGCTTTCGAAGATTCATGAACATATGCTAGCTTCTTTGAATGATTTAAGAGGCTATTGTGAAAATTTAAAGCCTCCTTTATTAGATACATTGGGCCTAAATGCAGCCCTTGAGAAGCTTATTCAAAAAATTCATAAACGTGCTGAATTTGTTCTAGTTTATACCATTGATCGTCTTTATTTAGAGGATGAGCGTTTAAACTTAATGATTTATCGTCTTTTCCAAGAGCTATTGAATAATGCCTTGAAACATTCGTATGCTGATACTGTTGAAATTAACCTATTTGAAACAGAAGATGGATTTGAGATTAATTATGTTGATAATGGTGTTGGCTGTAAGATGGATGATATTATTCTTGCTGATTCCATGGGGATTAGGGGGATGCAGGAACGGGTACAGGCTTTTAATGGTCAGTTCTCGATTATTACGAATTTAGGGGAAGGCATGTCCATTCGAATCATGGTGAATGAGGGGAATACTTCCACTACTTATGGCTACGAGCCTTATAATAAAAGGCAAGCTTATATAGGATAATCTATGAATAGAAAGCAAAACATGAACCATTTTTATACCTTCTAATCTATTTGTATTGTGCAGAATTCACAGTACAAGCAAAGATTAGGAGGTTTTTGCTTTGAAATTGACAAGTTTTATGTTTATTTAATAAAAGAAAGGAGATGTTAGTCTTGGAAAAAGAAGAAATGATACTAGACTTTACCTCACAACAAAATGATTTAAAGGAGCGAATTTCTCTACAAAATAATTTCTTAGTAAATCAAATTAGCCTTGTTGCTGGCGTAGATATTGCCTATTGGCATAAAAATAATAAAGAATATGGTGTTTGCTGTATACAAGTTTTTGATTTTAGTTCAAAAAAATTGATAGAGCAGGTTGCGTACATAAATGAAATTACCGTTCCTTATATTTCTGGGTTCTTGGCTTTTCGCGAACTGCCTCTTATTTTAGAAGCTGTGAAAAAGCTGAAAACTCATCCAAGCCTGTATATGTTTGATGGCAATGGTTATTTACATAAGCGTCATATGGGAATTGCCACACATGCTGCCTTCTACTTAAAGAAACCAGCAATTGGCATAGCGAAGACATACTACAAAATTGAAAATATAGATTTCACGATGCCTAACAATATTGGGGGAGCGTTTACTAATATCGAAATTGATGGAGAGGTATATGGGCGTGCGCTTAGAAGTAGAAAGGATGTTAAGCCTATATTTGTGTCGTGTGGAAACTGGATTGATTTAGACACAGCCACGAACATAACGATGCATTTTATTGATAAAGATAGCCGTCTACCAATCCCTGTAAGATATGCAGATTTAGCCACTCATCAGGCAAGGAAATTGCATCAAGATGATGTGTAAACATGTCGATATATCTAAGAGATGCGAATTCACTTTTTTAGAATGTAGTATGAGGGGGATCTAAATTGAATACTCAAGCGAATAATTTATGGAAATGTATCATTGAAAAAAAAGGCAAGGATGCATTGAATCTTCAACCTGGCGCGACAGCTGAAGAATTTCAGCTAATTGAAAATACTTTAGGTGTTACACTTCCACAGGAAATGAAAAGTTTTTATAGCATTTATAATGGACAAGTATGGGATTTAGGGATAGAGCCTTTTGTTAGAAATTTAACACTTTCTCCTATTGCGGAAATTATTGATAATTGGATGTTCCTACAGGAGGAATTTGACCCAGATGATCTGCTTCCAGATATAGAGTATGGTGTTGGGGTTCAACCATTGCTTTGGCATGAAAAATGGATACCTATTGCAGAAAATGGTGGAGGCGATTATCTTTGTCTTGATACTGATCCAACAGAAGAAGGAGTGGTGGGACAGGTGTTGTATTTTTGGCATGATTGGGGAAGCCGAACAACCGATGCAAAGAGTCTTTTTGAATTTCTAGAAAAATGTTTACACGAAGAAAATGATTCGAGTTTTGAATAGGGAGCATTCCTGTTAGAAACGTTTTCGGGGACTTGAAATAAAAAAAGCCCTCTTGTATGATGCTTGAGTATCAACAGACAATTGACTCGCACATCTACAGAGAGGACTCTATAACAATGAATTTTAATACGAATGAAAAAATTAATCAAGTTTCTGAAAATACGCTTGTCATCGGTATTGACATCGCGAAGTATAAACATTTTGCATGTGCCATCGATGATCGTGGTCGTGTGCTTCAAAAATCATTTCCGATTGCTCAATCACACATGGGATTTGAAGCTTTTTATGAACGATTACTTGCGTTAAAGGCGATACATGATAAACAGGAAATCCTCGTTGGTTTCGAGCCAACAGGTCACTACTGGATGAACTTAGCTGCGTTTTTAACAAACTACGGCATTCCTTTTGTGATGGTGAATCCGATGCACGTCAATCGCTCGAAGGAACTCGATGATAACCTACAAACGAAAAATGACCAAAAGGATGCACTAGTGATTGCTCGTCTAATGCGCGATGGACGCTTCAGCTATCCACGTATTTTAGCGGGTGTAGAAGCAGAACTTCGCAACGGCGCGACATTGCGTGCCAAAATACAAGAAGACTTAAATGCGCTTCAAAATCGGATCATTCGTTGGCTCGATCGCTTTTTTCCTGAATTTACTCAAGTATTTAAAAGTTTTGGGAAGATGGCCTATGCGGTGCTTGAAAAAACACCTCTACCATCGGATATCAATGGAAAAACACCGGAAGAACTGCTCTTCCTTTATCGCCAAGTAGAGGGAATGAAAAGTCCCCAACTACCAAAGGCAAAGCAATTGGGCGAGGTAGCAGAAAGCTCCATTGGAGTGACAGAAGGTCTTGTGATGGCACGTTTTGAAATTGCCACACTCCTCTCTCAAATCCAATTGATGCAGACACAACTTGAAAAATTAACGGCACAGCTCATTGAGCTAGCCAAACAAATGACGGATTATGACTATTTAGCATCTGTTCCTGGAATTGGTGATATCACGATAGTCGATTTACTTTCAGAGGTCGGTTCACTCACACAATATGCGCATCCACGCCAATTAATCAAATTAGCGGGACTCACATTGCGTGAAAACTCCTCTGGTCAGCAAAAAGGACAAAAGCGCATCTCCAAGCGAGGTCGTCGTCAATTACGTGCGCTCCTGTTCCGCGTAATGATGCCGTTAATCAAACATAACCCAGCTTTTCGAGCGTTACACGAATACTACACCACACGTGCCAACAATCCACTGCGTAAAAAGCAATCGATCGTTGTGCTATGTGGCAAGTTAGTAAAGATTTTACATGCCTTGTGCAAAAAGAAAACGATGTTTGATGAACATCAAATGATGAAGGATTTCGCCCATCTTCAGATGACTGCCTAAGCGCCGCCATCAGAAGTCAAAATCAAGAGGATGACATGGAGAAGCCGGCACTATTTTCACCATCCGACCATTCAAACAACTGAAATGAGTCCCTAAGGGAGCATCGCCAGCCTCTGCCTTATGACTAGACCGAACGAAGGAATGTACGCGCAAACAGACGCCTAGAGATATGGGAGGGTCCGTCATCATAAGCAACGCAGAGATCCAACAGTGCATCGCTATAACGCATAAAATCAGGAAGATTATTACCAATTAATGGTCTTTCTTTTAGCGAAGCATACGGATAGTTTGTAAGAAAAAGAAAGAAATACAAAATAACGATAGATGGATGTGTCGAAAAAAATTTTTTTGACACGTAAAAGTGGCGTGAACCATTGATATATCAACATTTATAGAGGGAGGTAAACGACTATGATTAAGCTGACAATGGAAAAATTAAAGATTCATTTAGACCAACTATTTTCGCCTTTTTTAAATCCCCCAGCCTCAGAGGAAGAGATACAGAAGGTTGAAAAGGAGATGGGTATAAAATTTCCTGATGATATAAGAGCGCTCTATCTAATGCATAATGGAGAGACTGAAGACGGGCCCGGTTTGTTCTTTGGATTGCCGTTTTTATCATTAAATGATGTTTTGCAGGAATGGCATGTATGGGAGCAGTTAGAAGAGGAGTTTGCAATGGAGGGGAGTTCTTATTCAGTCCCAACTGGATACATAAAAGAAAGGTATATTAATCGTTCATGGATACCTATTAGTAAAGATTTTGGCGGTAATAATATTGGCATCGATGTCGATCCAGATGAAAAAGGGCGAATAGGTCAGGTCATTAATTTTGGGCGTGATGAGGAAGTAAAATATGTCATAGCTACTCAATTATCGGATTTTCTAGAATTTATCACTGAAACCATTTTACAGGGGAATTATCAAATTGAACAAGAGGAAGACTATCTCTACTGGAATTATAATGACAGCACCCATTTTTTAGATGCACTGAAAAGCCTTGAATTGCCTGTTCTAAAACCTATATCTCATATTTCCAAAGCGGACACTAGTAAATGGACGCAAGATTTAGATTCTCTATGGAAAGAAATCATACAAGAGGATTATTCTAATCCAGAGAATTTTATTAAAAGTAAGCAGCTTTACTTAATTGGGAAAAAACTCACGCATATTCAACCGCTACAATTTTGTACAGAAGTAAAAGAATTAATTTTAACTAGCAATCAATTGACTGATATAACTCCTTTAAATAACATGCTTTCTCTAAAGAAACTCTATTTAATTAAGAATCCGTTAAGTGATTTAACGCCATTAGCGAATCTGGAGCATTTGCAAGAATTAAATATTAATTATACAAAGGTTTTCGATATAGCCCCATTAGTCAGTATGCCACGATTGAAAAATCTGGAAATGGATCAAACAGATATTTACGATTTTTCAATCCTTCAACAATGCCAGGCACTTGAATCCTTATCCGTTTCAATTGTAAATAAAGAACAATTAAAACAAATTGCTCAAATTAAGACTTTAAAACAATTAGACATTCATCAGCTGGAAAATATCGAAGAGGACGATTTATTGCAGTTAGCGCACCTGAATAATTTGCAAATAATAACATTTGAAAAGTGTTATTTGAAAAATCTAGATTGTTTTTCATCCAATCATCAGCTGCGAGAAATCATTTTAAAGAATGCTGTACTTGAGGATGGAACAGTAATTGGAGCACTAAAAAATTTAAAAAGCTTAAAATTAGAAGGGTCAACAGTTGAGAATCTTGAGGTTATTGCAAAATCTTCCTCGCTTAAAAAATTTACAGGATCATTCGAGCAATTTTATTACTTAAAAGACCTTTTTCATCAGGCCATTGACTTTTCTACTATTGTTGGTGGAATGACGGCTGAGGAGCAGAAAGTCTGGCATCAGTATTTAGATACTCATAGGGTCTAAAAGTCATAAGTAGCGTAAAAATCATAAAAATATTATTTTGTATTTGAAAATAGGAGAAAATACACTTTTTAGAAATATTCCGTAAAACGAAGGAAATTCCAAAATTATGACCGATATAATTGAATAGATGGATAGAGGAGGTAAAAAAATTGAATAAAAAATTATTTTTCACAGTAGCCGCTATTCCAGCAGCTCTTATTGTACCGACAGTGGCAGGTGCAGAGGAAGCAACAGTGACAGTGTTAGGACAAAATATGGTAAATGGTGTGTTAAAGGCTTCTATTGAGAATTTACCAGCCAATTCAATCGTGAAAGGTTACCAATGGTATTATGTTGAAAATGCCAATACAAATAAACCAATCTCTGGTGCAACTGCTGCATCTTTTACAGTACCAGTAGACGCAGCTGGAAAAACAATATTTGTAGAAGCCATTACAACGAACGATAGTAAATATAAAAGTGCACCACTAACAATAAATACACTGCAACTGGCAATTGCAAAGCCGACATTTGCAGTTTCTTCTAAATATGTTGTTCCTGGGGAAGTGTTAAAGGCCACAGCCGAAGTGACGGATGGTGCAGGTGCCAAATTACAAAGTAGTCAAATTACATATAGCTATCAATGGTTTTATAAAGTTGGTGAGTCCTTCACTATCATTGACGGGGCTACTAGCGGCACATATACAATTCCGAAAGATGCTTTAGAAAAAAACATGCAAGACATTATGGTTAAGGTAAGAGCAAAAGTTGGTCCCGCGATTGTAGAATCAGATTTTTCTGATGTCATCACAGTATCAAATGAACCGACAAATTCAATGATTACTGAAATTAAAACATTGCTCAAAAACGACCATCAATACGATGTTTCAAGCCTGGAATTATTTAAGGGTGAAGTAACAGCGATGGATGCTAAGTATCAGGCATTAACAGCTCCTGCGAAGGCAAGTGTGACAAATTACGATGTTTTAAAGAGAGCTGTTGCTGATGTGGAATTAATTAGTAAACTTGCTGAGAAAGTAGATAAAGTAAAAGAAGTTAGTGAGAAGGATTTGCAGAAGTATTTAAAAGAGATCGAGGAGTCTTACGATAAGCTGGATTTACTACAGCGAAGCTTGGATGTTAATGATAGTTTATATACTAGCATTAAAAGCCTTCTAAAAGATCCATCTGATATCGAGCAAATTAATGAGGTAAGAAGATTAAATCAAGCCATTGTAGGCTTATTAAAATACGAAAATGCTCTTGTTAAATATGTTCCTGCAAGTAAAGAAGCTTTACAAACGGCTGTAGAGGCAATTGAAAAGGATATAGCCAAACTAAAGCAAAATTACCGCTCTACAGTGCAAAATCAAGCTATTTTAAATGATGCGAAGTCCGATATAAAAAAGGTTGAGCAATTTATCAAATCCTTTGAGAAATTATCACAAAATAATACGCCTAACAAGCAGGTAACTGTTGCGAAATCCATTCGATCCGCCTATGAAAAGCTAACATTTAAACAATTACAATTAGTGCCAAGCAATTATGTGACAATTTTACTTGAAGCTGAAGACGCAGAAGATAATCAAATCCAAAAGCTGAATATAGATATAGCTGGTTATGTATATGGTGCTATCGATAGCTATCCGATTGATCCTTCTGTCCATTCTTGGCAGAGTCATGTTAACAATATAAATCGCATTATTAATGAATATAAGGGCTTAACGAAAAATTCTGCTGCTAAAATTATTCGGTATGAGGATATCCTAATCCTTCAGAAGGACTTTAAGGCAGCTGAAAAAGTAATTAAGGATATGGATGCTTATAAGAAGCTTAGTCAAACTACTGGTGTAGCGGAAAGTAAACTAAATTCAAATTATACTAGTATTTTGAAAGCCTATAATAAATTAACAAGTCTTCAACAATCGCTTGTATATAATGCTGACGATTTTTTATTGAATACACCTAAGGTTACAGTTGACACAGGTGGTAAGGAACCTGCTGATAAGGCTGCAGCCGAAGCGTTAAAGGGTGATATTGCAAAGCTTGCTGATGTTTCAAAATATACATTTACACAATTTGAAACAGCTGTAAATGCTGCAACAGCAACCTATAAAAATTTATCTTCTACTGCACGTAAATATGTAACTAACTATTATTTATTAACAGCCGCTAGTAAGGATTTGTCTGGTGTGAAATCTTTCCATAAAAAGGTGCAAACAGCTAGAGAGGAAACGGATGTTACCAAGCAGGCTAAAAAAATCCAAACAGTTGAAACAGCATATGCAAAGCTGCCTGCAAATCAGCAGCACTTAGCAAAGCAACAATATGATGATTTACTGAATAATCGTATACCAGATGGCAACGCGCCTGATATCTCCAAGCTAAATAGTGAAATTGCAACAATTGTTACGAATGATATGTATACCGTTTCAATCGATAGAATTAATGAACTTTCAGCCCAATATAATAAGCTAAGTTCTAGTGATAAAAAGCGTCTTACTAATGCCACGATTTTAACTACTGCAGTTTCTGATGTGAAGAAAGTAGATTCCTTCATGAAGCAGTATGAAAAGTCATTTAATAGCAATCCGACAACTGTTATAAAAGCTTATGCGAAACTTACTGCAAAACAAATGAGTTTAGTTAGCCCTGTCGTTAGACAAGCTATTCTAGATAAAGAAAAGGGACAGCAGCAATCTAATGATACAGCTTTAAATTTAATTGAAACGATTAATGGATTGCTTGAAAATGGTGAGTATATAGCTGATTTGGAGACGAAGGTAAAAGAAATCCGTACGCAATATGATGCCCTTAGTGCCTCTGAGAAAAAAGTTGTGAAAAATTATTCGAAGCTAACTCAAGCAGAAAGCGACCTGAAAAAGGTAGCGGAGATTCATGCACTTTATGTTCCTGCTGGTGAAGGAAAAGAAGAAGCACGCAAAACTTGGCAAACAGCCTACGGTAAGCTCTCGAAAAAACTAGAAATTCTATATAACAATTTGTATAGCAGTGATGTGTAAGATTCCTTAATTCAATATTGTGTAAAACAAACCTCGAATATGTTTATTATTCGAGGTTTGTTTGTAGAGAAAAGCCTATCATATTCGCTACTATATTTGTCATAAATGATAAATTTTAGGAGATTATGCTGTTTAAAATTGTGTTGTTGAACCAATTAAAACCGTGGCAAAAACTATCGAATTAGCATCTGAAATTGAGCAGGACATGGCGTTTATTCCTTAGATTTATGGTATCCTCACTGAATGAAAGCTATTATGAAGAGTCATATTCAAGATGTAGGCTTTTGGCTTTTTCGGAGGCAATGCCCTGCTGAGGAAAATGGTTCAGGTAAAGCTTTTATCTCGAATGCAGGTCTTTTTGAAATGTTGATATTGTAATATGTGGCTTCATGGAATATTTTCAACGGTCATAACTTGTCAAACTTCGTAGCTACTTTTAAGTTTACAGAATAGGCGCACACGCTGTAGCGGCTCCACATTTAAGAAGAAGTGCATTGCTGTTGAACTTATGAATGTTGGGGTAAACTATTTACACGAGCATATTATTCCAAAGGCGTGCATTACGACATTACAAATTCAAGAAGAACATCCCCAAATGTTGTATAGTCTCTTACCAGAATTTATCATGGGCGGATCTACAGATGTCAGATAGAATGTTCCAACTGTTCAGTGTACAATGGGATGTATGGCATTAGGGACACCGATTCATACGTGGCTGTTTTGTCTCACATGGCATTATGCCAATTGCACATAAGGAAATGTTGCAGGCTGCAAAAAATATGGCTTCCACTGCAATTGCTTGTATTCACAATCCAGTACTGATTGAAGAGGCTAAAAAGGAATGGGAAGAACGTCTGGATGGAGAGACTTATGCATCCTTAAAAGCGTTAGAATAATAGTATAACTTTGGATAGAGCCTTCATAGGTGAACTATGATGGCTCTGTTTTTTCAAAAATATGAGAGGAGCATATATCATGGTAATTGAACATACAAATTTACATCAACAGCTTGTCTCTAGCTGGGTTGAGGAGTTTCGTCCCT
This window harbors:
- a CDS encoding SMI1/KNR4 family protein, which gives rise to MIKLTMEKLKIHLDQLFSPFLNPPASEEEIQKVEKEMGIKFPDDIRALYLMHNGETEDGPGLFFGLPFLSLNDVLQEWHVWEQLEEEFAMEGSSYSVPTGYIKERYINRSWIPISKDFGGNNIGIDVDPDEKGRIGQVINFGRDEEVKYVIATQLSDFLEFITETILQGNYQIEQEEDYLYWNYNDSTHFLDALKSLELPVLKPISHISKADTSKWTQDLDSLWKEIIQEDYSNPENFIKSKQLYLIGKKLTHIQPLQFCTEVKELILTSNQLTDITPLNNMLSLKKLYLIKNPLSDLTPLANLEHLQELNINYTKVFDIAPLVSMPRLKNLEMDQTDIYDFSILQQCQALESLSVSIVNKEQLKQIAQIKTLKQLDIHQLENIEEDDLLQLAHLNNLQIITFEKCYLKNLDCFSSNHQLREIILKNAVLEDGTVIGALKNLKSLKLEGSTVENLEVIAKSSSLKKFTGSFEQFYYLKDLFHQAIDFSTIVGGMTAEEQKVWHQYLDTHRV